Within Fusarium fujikuroi IMI 58289 draft genome, chromosome FFUJ_chr08, the genomic segment GCACATCCCTTAACGAATACAACTCTATACCAGTGGACCCCAGAGCAGGTATTTATGCTATGGTGTAGTTTGGCGGGAGCTCACGATCGGACTCAATACCGTATTCTGCGATCCTTGGCTCTATGACGCTTTTTGGAGAGGATTGGAAGGACCCCTATTGATGTTCGTgtaaatatttaagttacctacctacctattcatGGATGCAATGCACAACATTCTCATCAGTGCCACGTTTCACGCCTCCACTGTTCGGCCACCTAACACTCTACAAAGGTTACTCGAGATTATTGCCAAAAGAAACAGTCCTGCAATCTCAAATAAAATCATCTACAGTGCTTTATCTTCCCCAAACACGTCATAGCAGTCAGATATTTGCCGGCGTCACACAAGCCCCCTTGGATTAGGTTGCGTCATACCTGTGATGAGTGAGATCTGTATTTAGGTACCCTATAACAGTCGAGAACAGCCATACAGCAGTCTCTCCACCACGAGAGATACCGGAATGGGCTGCTGGAAAGGAGGGTGATTCATTGGTATCTAACAAGCTGCAAGCTGCGAGAGTGGATTCTGTCGCACTTACACCACGTAGTCCCGCGTGTGCCTGCTTTCGAAACGCTGTAAAGCAGGGCACTCTGCGTTGTAAAGGATGGGTCGTGGTCACGCTCCAGCCCGACTAATAGCGAGTATAAGTGGCAGCATCCGCAGCCATGTGAACTTAGAAGCTTCATACACAAGCATCCTCAAGAGACAACACCTCCATCACTCAACCCAGCTCACCATGCCTTCCTACATCGTATGCATCACCTTCACCTTACCCTATTTCGTCATCAACTGACAATCTCTCATAGGTTACCTGCAAGGACGACGCGTCCGACGATCAGGTCAAGTCGTACGTGCCAGCTCGAAAAAACATTCATTCATGTGAAATTAACAGTTGATAGTGCCAAGCAGCACGCCATTGACCAGGGCGGCAAGATCACACACGAGTACAGTCTCATCAAAGGCTTCGCGTAAGTGAACCTCGTGTACACAGAGAATTCTAGGGTGATAGCTGACAAAGATCATAGTGTTGAGTACGATGACGACAAGATCCAAACGCTTGAGAACCACGAGCACATCAAGGCAGTCGAGCCCGATGGTGAGATGAAGACCCAGTGATTGAATGGGATACAGGTGATGCGTTCGGAGAGGCCGTCGATATCCATAAATAGATTATCACAAGCTCTACTGCATCGG encodes:
- a CDS encoding related to proteinase inhibitor PBI2, whose product is MPSYIVTCKDDASDDQVKSAKQHAIDQGGKITHEYSLIKGFAVEYDDDKIQTLENHEHIKAVEPDGEMKTQ